A single region of the Halobacterium wangiae genome encodes:
- a CDS encoding DUF7524 family protein, whose translation MPETLTVHLNREEPRDVAPEVASLETDRSFVLRFVNHGGPLHVHLHFDEALDAVAQPSATQVYVDEEATRDVEITIPLGHGPAKGYVDLVTGYGAQEARLNVTVTAERKDGGPEVAVDETLAEKQTVETDPGGGTAEGARNLVLAAGGVVVAAAVALAVSDSLALVVGVLALLAGVAAAAYLLFV comes from the coding sequence GTGCCGGAGACCCTGACGGTTCACCTCAACCGCGAGGAGCCACGCGACGTCGCACCCGAAGTGGCGTCCCTGGAGACGGACCGCTCGTTCGTCCTGCGGTTCGTGAACCACGGCGGCCCGCTCCACGTCCACCTCCACTTCGACGAGGCGCTCGACGCGGTCGCCCAGCCCTCGGCCACGCAGGTGTACGTCGACGAGGAGGCGACCCGTGACGTCGAAATCACGATTCCACTCGGTCACGGCCCCGCGAAGGGGTACGTCGACCTCGTGACGGGGTACGGCGCCCAGGAGGCGCGCCTCAATGTCACCGTGACGGCCGAGCGAAAGGACGGCGGTCCCGAGGTGGCCGTCGACGAGACGCTCGCGGAGAAACAGACCGTCGAGACGGACCCGGGCGGTGGGACCGCCGAGGGAGCGCGGAACCTCGTGCTGGCCGCCGGCGGTGTGGTCGTGGCCGCGGCGGTCGCCCTGGCCGTCTCCGACTCGCTGGCGCTGGTCGTGGGCGTGCTCGCACTGCTGGCGGGCGTCGCGGCTGCGGCCTACCTGCTGTTCGTCTGA
- a CDS encoding methytransferase partner Trm112 gives MKEDLMDIICCPLDKHDLELDVESREDGEVMSGTLTCTECGETYPIEDGIPNLLPPDMREEAPA, from the coding sequence ATGAAGGAAGACCTCATGGACATCATCTGCTGTCCGCTCGACAAGCACGACCTGGAACTCGACGTCGAGTCCCGCGAGGACGGCGAGGTCATGTCGGGGACGCTGACGTGCACTGAGTGCGGCGAGACCTACCCCATCGAGGACGGCATCCCGAACCTCCTCCCGCCGGACATGCGCGAGGAGGCGCCCGCCTGA
- a CDS encoding adenylosuccinate synthase — protein MTVTIVGAQLGDEGKGGVVDIFGDAADVVVRYQGGDNAGHTVVVGGEEYKLSLVPSGVIRGKTGVLGNGCVVNPETLFEEIDALRERGLDPDVRVARRAHVILPYHRVLDGIEEEAKADDDQEIGTTGRGIGPTYEDKVGRRGVRVGDLLDPDVLRDRLEYAVPQKRTLYEDVYGGDAGDEFDVDAIYERCREYGERISEENMAVNAGEYLADRVDAGEELMLEGAQGTSLDIDHGDYPFVTSSNPTAGYAATGTGLGPTVIGQGEVVGIVKAYLSRVGSGPMPTELDGDLAEYIRDEGGEYGTVTGRPRRVGWLDVPMLRHAARANGFTGLAINHLDVLAGLDELKVGHAYELDGEELLATPASTERWSECEPVFRSFDGWEEFDPQAVADGGYDALPAAAREYVEYLEDELDTPTYVLGVGPGREETVVRQDPFE, from the coding sequence ATGACCGTCACTATCGTGGGCGCACAGCTCGGCGACGAGGGCAAGGGCGGTGTCGTCGACATCTTCGGCGACGCCGCGGACGTCGTCGTCCGTTACCAGGGCGGGGACAACGCCGGCCACACCGTCGTCGTGGGCGGCGAGGAGTACAAGCTCTCCCTGGTCCCCTCCGGCGTCATCCGCGGGAAGACCGGCGTTCTCGGCAACGGTTGCGTCGTGAACCCGGAGACCCTGTTCGAGGAGATCGACGCGCTCCGCGAGCGCGGGCTGGACCCCGACGTCCGGGTCGCGCGCCGCGCACACGTCATCCTGCCGTACCACCGCGTCCTCGACGGCATCGAGGAGGAGGCGAAGGCCGACGACGACCAGGAGATCGGCACCACCGGCCGCGGCATCGGCCCGACGTACGAGGACAAGGTCGGCCGCCGCGGCGTCCGCGTCGGCGACCTGCTCGACCCGGACGTGCTCCGGGACCGCCTGGAGTACGCCGTCCCGCAGAAGCGTACGCTGTACGAGGACGTCTACGGCGGCGACGCGGGCGACGAGTTCGACGTCGACGCCATCTACGAGCGCTGCCGCGAGTACGGCGAACGCATCAGCGAGGAGAACATGGCCGTCAACGCTGGCGAGTACCTCGCCGACCGCGTCGACGCCGGCGAGGAACTGATGCTGGAGGGCGCCCAGGGTACCAGCCTCGACATCGACCACGGCGACTACCCATTCGTCACCTCCTCGAACCCGACCGCGGGCTACGCCGCCACCGGCACCGGCCTCGGCCCGACAGTCATCGGACAGGGCGAAGTCGTCGGTATCGTGAAGGCGTACCTCTCCCGGGTCGGTAGCGGCCCGATGCCGACGGAACTGGACGGCGACCTGGCGGAGTACATCCGCGACGAGGGCGGGGAGTACGGCACCGTCACCGGCCGCCCGCGTCGCGTCGGCTGGCTGGACGTCCCGATGCTCCGGCACGCCGCCCGCGCCAACGGCTTCACCGGCCTCGCTATCAACCACCTCGACGTGCTCGCCGGCCTCGACGAACTGAAGGTCGGTCACGCGTACGAACTCGACGGCGAAGAACTGCTCGCGACGCCCGCCAGCACGGAGCGCTGGAGCGAGTGCGAGCCGGTCTTCCGGAGCTTCGACGGCTGGGAGGAGTTCGACCCGCAGGCGGTCGCAGACGGTGGCTACGACGCGCTCCCGGCCGCCGCCCGCGAGTACGTCGAGTACCTCGAGGACGAACTCGACACGCCGACGTACGTCCTCGGCGTCGGCCCAGGTCGCGAAGAGACAGTCGTTCGCCAGGACCCGTTCGAGTAA
- a CDS encoding DUF7527 domain-containing protein: MQAHTVERVESWHSRPFSGGFHELHELADADFSGAVVAGGTWLFMLNGRVIGVFEGQIDDFEDTDGTVYEAPDPALALLFSMQERGGETQAKYYTNDTALSEADRTLSDANFTGYIELSENVLSGDYYVVYYGGRSMSAAFVGASEELITGDDAFERADDEVGLYEVLKTPVNVTSIPDVEEDTGDAAAAAEEPADAADDTAEETTVESPATPGGVDDERQSTEDAESTTDAEEATAEAAETGPGSVDESASEPSDAPEPGSPSTVDDGSGATDEPEEAAPNGGATAASAAAADEEGVFDEEKEWRNARSVPTLDPEKSETADEDAGGEATEQTAKRQQKQRRAKRSRQSSSSGKRRSNVEKLKRAVQQRDAKLEEAAERIDSLEGERDKLRERVRSLQEERDELAARADALESELEAAESAGATGGTPGQNDLSPEAALSGTNLFVRYDSKGKSTLDELGDGIDADAVNQNMRVDHHTQFEASTATVDGEEFETFLTGTGAYRFVSWAVRELPYEIRDAGHSTGLADLYDAIPRVDRAELDGAVEVETEDGSVSRSFDVVLRDRMGEPLVVAELNAEREPVTGDEMQALVDATTAVSEGADDLSAAMYVTASFFEPQALETAAEETGGGGFLSRSDKESYVKVGRKDGYHLCLVEDRNDAFHLTVPEL, translated from the coding sequence ATGCAGGCACACACGGTCGAGCGGGTGGAGTCCTGGCACTCCCGACCGTTCTCGGGTGGCTTCCACGAGTTGCACGAACTCGCGGACGCCGACTTCTCGGGCGCGGTCGTCGCCGGCGGGACGTGGTTGTTCATGTTGAACGGCCGCGTCATTGGCGTCTTCGAGGGCCAGATCGACGATTTCGAGGACACCGACGGAACGGTGTACGAGGCGCCGGACCCCGCGCTCGCGTTACTGTTCTCCATGCAGGAGCGGGGCGGTGAGACGCAGGCGAAGTACTACACGAACGACACGGCGCTCTCGGAGGCCGACAGGACGCTCTCGGACGCGAACTTCACCGGCTACATCGAACTCTCGGAGAACGTCCTCTCCGGGGACTACTACGTCGTCTACTACGGCGGCCGCTCGATGAGTGCCGCGTTCGTAGGCGCCAGCGAGGAACTGATCACCGGCGACGATGCCTTCGAGCGCGCGGACGACGAAGTGGGGCTCTACGAGGTGCTGAAGACGCCCGTGAACGTCACGAGCATCCCCGATGTCGAAGAGGATACCGGCGACGCGGCCGCGGCCGCGGAGGAACCGGCGGACGCCGCGGACGACACAGCCGAGGAGACGACGGTCGAATCGCCGGCCACTCCCGGTGGCGTCGACGACGAGCGACAGTCCACCGAGGACGCTGAATCGACGACCGACGCCGAGGAAGCGACGGCAGAGGCAGCGGAGACAGGTCCGGGGAGCGTCGACGAGTCGGCGAGCGAGCCCAGTGACGCTCCCGAGCCGGGTTCGCCGTCCACCGTAGACGACGGTTCGGGCGCCACAGACGAACCCGAGGAGGCGGCGCCCAACGGCGGGGCGACAGCAGCGTCGGCTGCGGCAGCCGACGAAGAGGGCGTCTTCGACGAGGAGAAGGAGTGGCGCAACGCCCGTTCGGTGCCGACGCTCGACCCGGAGAAGAGCGAGACGGCCGACGAGGACGCCGGCGGCGAGGCCACCGAGCAGACGGCCAAACGCCAGCAGAAACAGCGCCGGGCCAAGCGCAGCCGGCAGTCGTCCTCCTCGGGCAAGCGCCGCTCGAACGTCGAGAAGCTGAAACGGGCCGTCCAGCAGCGCGACGCGAAACTCGAGGAGGCCGCCGAGCGCATCGACTCCCTCGAAGGCGAACGCGACAAGCTCCGCGAGCGCGTGCGGAGCCTCCAGGAGGAACGCGACGAACTCGCGGCGCGCGCGGACGCACTCGAGTCGGAACTCGAGGCCGCCGAGAGCGCGGGCGCCACGGGCGGCACTCCGGGACAGAACGACCTCTCACCGGAGGCCGCGCTGTCGGGGACGAACCTCTTCGTCCGGTACGACTCGAAGGGGAAGTCCACGCTCGACGAACTCGGCGACGGCATCGACGCGGACGCCGTGAACCAGAACATGCGCGTCGACCACCACACGCAGTTCGAGGCGTCGACGGCCACCGTAGACGGCGAGGAGTTCGAGACGTTCCTGACGGGGACGGGCGCGTACCGCTTCGTCTCCTGGGCTGTCAGAGAACTCCCCTACGAGATCCGTGACGCCGGCCACTCGACCGGGCTCGCCGACCTCTACGACGCGATTCCGAGGGTCGACCGCGCGGAACTCGACGGCGCGGTCGAGGTCGAGACGGAGGACGGCAGCGTCTCCCGCTCGTTCGACGTCGTGTTGCGCGACCGCATGGGCGAACCGCTCGTCGTCGCGGAACTGAACGCGGAGCGGGAACCAGTGACCGGCGACGAGATGCAGGCGCTCGTCGACGCGACGACCGCCGTCAGCGAGGGTGCCGACGACCTGAGCGCGGCGATGTACGTCACGGCCTCGTTCTTCGAACCGCAGGCACTGGAGACCGCCGCCGAGGAGACCGGTGGCGGCGGCTTCCTCTCTCGCAGCGACAAAGAGAGCTACGTGAAGGTCGGCCGCAAGGACGGCTACCACCTCTGTCTGGTGGAGGATAGAAACGACGCGTTCCACCTGACCGTCCCCGAACTGTAG
- a CDS encoding UPF0058 family protein: MHKDELLDLHEQMVQIKDQFLAFDSVDQDAFAAYEELDVDPSHVHKSKSEHKHAVFLLGNALAAAMSDDEFSNAGRLSKRMEELADDASGKL; encoded by the coding sequence ATGCACAAGGACGAGCTCCTCGACCTGCACGAACAGATGGTCCAGATCAAAGACCAGTTCCTCGCGTTCGACAGCGTCGACCAGGACGCGTTCGCGGCCTACGAAGAACTCGACGTCGACCCCTCGCACGTCCACAAATCCAAGAGCGAACACAAACACGCCGTCTTCCTGCTCGGCAACGCGCTGGCGGCGGCGATGAGCGACGACGAGTTCTCCAACGCGGGCCGACTCAGCAAGCGCATGGAGGAGCTCGCCGACGACGCCTCGGGCAAGCTGTAA
- a CDS encoding DUF7120 family protein, which yields MPTVEINIPDQIEMQIAQLVEQGEFVSREEAVEQLLSSGIRAYKTSGPADEEDPGLESEGGMMGHDDEYVF from the coding sequence ATGCCCACCGTCGAAATCAACATCCCGGACCAGATCGAGATGCAGATCGCTCAGCTCGTCGAACAGGGGGAGTTCGTGAGCCGCGAGGAGGCCGTCGAACAGCTGCTGTCTTCGGGCATCCGCGCCTACAAGACGAGCGGACCGGCAGACGAAGAGGACCCGGGACTCGAGAGCGAGGGTGGCATGATGGGCCACGACGACGAGTACGTCTTCTGA
- a CDS encoding sulfite oxidase-like oxidoreductase translates to MNVEDVTDLYEEFGDDRLPPGQRETSKFPVLSKGSTPTWDPETWRFTVGGAVGNELSLTFEEFTDLDAVTQRQDFHCVTGWSKFDCEFTGVTFPHLAELADVRRDATHVMFHALDGYTTNLPLEDCMREEVLFTWEFDGEDLPAEHGGPLRVVTPHKYAYKGAKWVDGVEFLTEPERGYWEKRGYSNTADPWAEDRYS, encoded by the coding sequence ATGAACGTCGAGGACGTCACGGATCTCTACGAGGAGTTCGGGGACGACCGCCTCCCACCCGGGCAGCGCGAGACGTCGAAGTTCCCCGTGCTCTCGAAGGGGAGTACGCCGACGTGGGACCCGGAGACGTGGCGGTTCACCGTCGGGGGCGCCGTGGGGAACGAACTCTCGCTCACCTTCGAGGAGTTCACGGACCTCGACGCGGTCACCCAGCGCCAGGACTTCCACTGCGTCACCGGCTGGTCGAAGTTCGACTGCGAGTTCACCGGCGTCACCTTCCCCCACCTCGCGGAACTCGCGGACGTCCGTCGCGACGCCACGCATGTCATGTTCCACGCGCTCGACGGCTACACGACCAACCTGCCGCTCGAAGACTGCATGCGCGAGGAGGTGCTGTTCACCTGGGAGTTCGACGGCGAGGACCTTCCGGCGGAACACGGTGGCCCGCTCCGGGTCGTCACGCCCCACAAGTACGCCTACAAGGGCGCGAAGTGGGTCGACGGCGTGGAGTTCCTCACTGAACCAGAACGCGGCTACTGGGAGAAGCGCGGCTACTCGAACACCGCCGACCCGTGGGCCGAGGACCGGTACAGCTAG
- a CDS encoding cation:proton antiporter, translated as MSQFNLWLTVLGGLTLLLVLGAGVMKTRIRVLSQPIVAVLVGVAVGPRGLDLLQTTAVSETRPLLEEVARLTVAFAVTSIALRLDPAYFRARARSLAVLVGPGMVLMWLLSALVAYAVLPVGPVVALLVGAVVTPTDPVLANSIVVGETATENIPRRLRYLLSGEAGINDGTAYLFVLLPVLLMAHPVETALGDWLTRTFLWEVLGAVVVGFAIGSLVGAVEQWENTRDFLEETSVFTLTVALTFFVLGATKLAGTDDILAVFVAGAAYNWRADPQDEANEQRVEEVFNRLFTIPVFVLFGIALPWSGWVDLGWRAPALVAGVLLFRRLPVILALRRYVPPLDRRGASLFVGWFGPIGIAAVFYAVLAAERTGAEVVWVAASLVAASSVLVHGVTAVPATLGYGRLGDDDESW; from the coding sequence ATGAGCCAGTTCAACCTGTGGCTCACGGTGCTGGGCGGCCTGACCCTCCTCTTGGTCCTGGGGGCGGGCGTGATGAAGACCCGCATCCGCGTGCTGTCCCAGCCGATCGTCGCCGTCCTCGTCGGTGTCGCCGTCGGCCCCCGCGGCCTCGACCTCCTCCAGACGACGGCAGTCTCCGAGACGCGTCCGCTCCTCGAGGAGGTCGCCCGGCTCACGGTCGCCTTCGCGGTCACGAGCATCGCACTTCGCCTGGATCCGGCGTACTTCCGAGCGCGTGCCCGGTCACTGGCGGTCCTCGTCGGTCCCGGGATGGTCCTGATGTGGCTGCTCAGCGCGCTCGTGGCCTACGCCGTCCTCCCCGTCGGCCCGGTCGTTGCCCTCCTCGTCGGGGCGGTCGTGACGCCGACCGACCCGGTCCTCGCGAACTCCATCGTCGTCGGCGAGACGGCCACGGAGAACATCCCGAGACGACTCCGCTACCTGCTCTCCGGCGAGGCGGGCATCAACGACGGCACCGCCTACCTCTTCGTGTTGCTCCCGGTGTTGCTGATGGCCCACCCCGTCGAGACGGCGCTCGGCGACTGGCTCACGCGGACGTTCCTCTGGGAGGTACTCGGAGCCGTCGTCGTCGGGTTCGCCATCGGGTCACTCGTTGGCGCAGTCGAACAGTGGGAGAACACGCGGGACTTCCTCGAGGAGACGTCCGTGTTCACGCTCACGGTCGCGTTGACGTTCTTCGTGCTCGGCGCCACCAAACTCGCCGGGACCGACGACATCCTCGCGGTGTTCGTCGCCGGCGCCGCGTACAACTGGCGGGCCGACCCCCAGGACGAGGCGAACGAACAGCGCGTCGAGGAGGTGTTCAACCGGCTGTTCACGATTCCGGTGTTCGTCCTCTTCGGCATCGCACTCCCCTGGAGCGGGTGGGTCGACCTCGGGTGGCGGGCGCCGGCGCTCGTCGCCGGCGTCCTGCTGTTCCGCCGCCTCCCGGTGATCCTCGCCCTCCGCCGGTACGTCCCGCCGCTGGACCGGAGAGGGGCCTCACTGTTCGTCGGCTGGTTCGGCCCGATCGGCATCGCCGCCGTCTTCTACGCCGTACTGGCAGCGGAACGGACGGGCGCGGAGGTCGTCTGGGTCGCGGCCAGTCTCGTCGCCGCGAGTTCGGTTCTCGTCCACGGCGTCACCGCGGTCCCCGCGACCCTCGGGTACGGACGACTGGGCGACGACGACGAGTCCTGGTGA